In the genome of Bacilli bacterium, the window GCACGGCCCGTCCGATTCCTTGACCGCGAAAATCGCGCAAAACGGCCAACCGCTGCATCTTCACGGTATCTTCCCGCAAAGGTATCCATCTGCCGGCCGCAACCGCGGCGCCGCCTATTACGGCCAACACATGCCGGCAACTTTCCGGTGATTCGTCATATTCATCCCGTTCCACCGATTCCGGCACTTGCTGTTCAATCACAAACACATTTTTCCTAACGGATAAGCAAAGTTCCAATTGTTCCCGATTCGTGACGCGAATAATCTCCATACTTTTCTCCCTTTATCGCCAAAATTTTTCCGAAACTTTAATGCGGGCGTGTATTCAATTCAAAAATCCAAACTTTTCCCGCAGTATCAAGCCCGAAATCAAAGCCTAACCGGTCCGCGTTGGGAAAATGCTTCACGAAAATATCCCGGCATTGCAAGGCAAGTTTCCGCATTTCCCGTTTTTTCCTGCCGACATGAATATGCGGCAACGATCTGCGAATCGCCGCCGTCGCCGGAAGCTGGTCGCCCCCTTGGCAAAGGTTGGTTACAAATAACCCTCTGCGCGCCAATCTGCCGACAAAAGCTTTGGTTTCCCACGTATCGCCGGATCGCACCAATTTAATCCGGTAATCCAACGGCCGTCCGGAAATTTTCGCCAGATGGA includes:
- a CDS encoding GNAT family N-acetyltransferase, with translation MEIIRVTNREQLELCLSVRKNVFVIEQQVPESVERDEYDESPESCRHVLAVIGGAAVAAGRWIPLREDTVKMQRLAVLRDFRGQGIGRAVLQELEAWARDLQYSWSILDAQLHAESFYRKLGYAPVSGEVFWEAGMEHIQMKKCLQNDAKQVDK
- a CDS encoding YheC/YheD family protein, translating into MNEVKQIASKKTKTHVLQQDARIVPYIPETHVYSVPRMRQMLAKYGAVVLKPNVGTGGNGVIWVSNAGGGYELKFRSARKWLRDFPAVLKTIRSLMRKRLYLVQRGIHLAKISGRPLDYRIKLVRSGDTWETKAFVGRLARRGLFVTNLCQGGDQLPATAAIRRSLPHIHVGRKKREMRKLALQCRDIFVKHFPNADRLGFDFGLDTAGKVWIFELNTRPH